Proteins from a single region of Diaphorobacter limosus:
- a CDS encoding tripartite tricarboxylate transporter substrate binding protein produces the protein MAFSRRFSLTASLGATFLGLLAAAVPATGAMAQTAYPAKPIRLIVPFPPGGGTDMIARTVAQKLTDQNRWTIVVDNRPGAGGNLGVDAAAKAAPDGYTLVVGQTSNLAINPSLYPKLPYNPLKDLVPVALLSSSPIVMAAPAGSPYKSFADVVAAAKANPDGITLGYSGNGTVAHLSGELVENAAGIQLRHVPYKGAAQAMTDLVGGQIDLYMSSVPTLLGQVRNGKLRAIVLTSAKRSDQLPGTPTLEESGYKGFESVTWFGLLAPAGTPAAIVQQLNKAINLALQQPDVAEKLRSEGGEVLGGSTEKFDQLLRAELPRWAKTVKASGVSLD, from the coding sequence ATGGCCTTCTCTCGACGCTTTTCCCTGACCGCATCCCTGGGTGCGACGTTTCTTGGCCTGCTCGCGGCCGCCGTGCCCGCGACCGGCGCAATGGCGCAGACCGCCTACCCGGCCAAGCCCATCCGCCTGATCGTGCCCTTCCCCCCGGGGGGCGGCACGGACATGATCGCGCGCACGGTGGCGCAAAAGCTCACCGACCAGAATCGCTGGACCATCGTCGTGGACAACCGCCCCGGCGCCGGCGGCAATCTGGGCGTGGACGCGGCGGCCAAGGCAGCCCCCGATGGCTACACCCTGGTCGTGGGCCAGACCAGCAACCTGGCGATCAACCCCTCGCTCTACCCCAAGCTGCCCTACAACCCGCTGAAGGACCTGGTGCCGGTGGCGCTGCTGTCGTCCTCGCCCATCGTCATGGCCGCGCCGGCGGGCTCGCCCTACAAGAGCTTTGCCGACGTCGTGGCCGCCGCCAAGGCCAACCCCGACGGCATCACGCTGGGCTATTCCGGCAACGGCACGGTGGCCCACCTGTCGGGCGAGTTGGTCGAGAACGCCGCCGGCATCCAGCTGCGCCATGTGCCCTACAAGGGCGCGGCCCAGGCCATGACGGACCTGGTGGGCGGCCAGATCGACCTGTACATGTCCTCCGTTCCCACGCTGCTGGGCCAGGTGCGCAACGGCAAGCTGCGCGCCATCGTGCTGACCTCGGCCAAGCGCTCGGATCAGCTGCCCGGCACCCCCACGCTGGAGGAATCGGGTTACAAGGGTTTCGAGTCCGTCACCTGGTTCGGCCTGCTGGCGCCTGCCGGTACCCCTGCGGCCATCGTGCAGCAGTTGAACAAGGCCATCAACCTGGCGCTGCAGCAACCCGACGTGGCCGAGAAGCTGCGCTCAGAGGGTGGCGAGGTGCTGGGCGGCAGCACCGAGAAGTTCGACCAGCTGCTGCGCGCCGAACTGCCGCGCTGGGCCAAGACCGTCAAGGCCTCGGGCGTTAGCTTGGACTGA